A region from the Drosophila ananassae strain 14024-0371.13 chromosome 2L, ASM1763931v2, whole genome shotgun sequence genome encodes:
- the LOC6500311 gene encoding protein slender lobes, which produces MEENTESSEGPRVTRARTRRMSLLDTDSRPGTPQLDTAGDRGTASPRPTRRTRLNSATMEMRTPTRSTRASVARGETPEPSTPSSVKRTARTPAKATRSVMKQLPLKEETAEEMDVKQEEPSERTGTPVGERRVTRSMSQTPPSVNRSKSNTPTSQPPSKVSSEETPVKEEKHMVETKEKNLNAQFTNKLAVRLEKTPLRRTAANTPLKDSSESSKKTESPAVKVESTLPVEKIKALNESSLSSKKLAPDESLEETYIPETQEQPQEVDGQPVSPELQTSVAEKPKELPGSQLNGQPTPPIPQLKAKTPSKNEHSEELVKQTETLKKDIKETPQEEHSEAPSESTNSKEATPHKNLSSVELFLDAEDLPEEKDDLKSTPKAQNGAGPAAATEFVFGVSRENLDSPEPMDVDEPSDDDGEDVVQVVATVQGSPKWEQKKSVGFKGDNVDSQDEKIRFPKTPGRDKVPINRTSAFKPETPIRTPKPAALSKGRSSSTPIAKDQVPSEAEFNPAPPEIDVIKPFNQLASEKKEELATSPPKPLKSPKTVKLFSEEEDEEEHDSENKCEFVDNEAEEAPQNYESGDSMDSSERREIEENEIPSHGESVGSQDTEEESNGEEEEDDDSFVVSDNDEEDLGALCFSNDEEEESDEVEKKRTPKAGKKRNRIVVPDSSEDSIEMISETKHDKSNCLNSSRLSDAAQKMNNSGKNSTTEASETELENSRRMVLNELNKSERLNKTVPRLDVTEIGDDSSTDSEEKPVSKKASFKGSASVYEIMDSDEFEEPEAHKEEEPSQKKLEISKSNKVYEVEESDEGDEQAADGDGLSKDEPSKKELETSKSNKVYEVEESDEGDKPAAGVDGLSKKTSARSSDEEAALLDTLASSDLRHLATMFNPLQKSRRQSLYTASPELNAKEPKLKRRSDRGLGNDSFCPSTSFVEMVAERQRLKRKHLSKSFSGAPEDLEELELCHDRKRLKSSPPDSAETAEKNTEDAGDLEKVTSELEKASTSSEASLDDNSELSEGEIPRRSLNASRNVSLKEDAVEEPPTEVISQEKEESEEPLKEDSKVSEEQPSTSREALKPKTKQPESLFKTKTVDEYMEYCKIFQAGNEAVMNQKKQRIAAGGRKPKNVKRSSMSGAKPGNDAPEAVEMGTVASDNRDTEELPKNSTNTAIISAKKEAKPTTGAKKDIKRLQATRQAVGHAVNLLTGSAAAKEPRSLANKLGAKSQMDAKKCGKKQKQAKLNSSDEENHNRKVTRFRNNAGYITVLKGTPVKNSIELIRTKSGIMRVEPSTPKQKKPRNLLSGFREEPSKDKKPGQKQAPKPGEDRCNSARESALRFKERVLARKF; this is translated from the exons ATGGAGGAGAACACAGAAAGCTCGGAAGGACCTCGAG TGACGCGGGCTCGCACGCGCCGTATGTCCTTGCTGGACACGGACAGCCGTCCCGGGACACCCCAGTTGGACACTGCGGGCGATAGGG GAACTGCCTCGCCGCGTCCCACTCGCCGAACTCGGTTGAACTCGGCCACTATGGAAATGCGTACTCCGACTCGCTCCACCCGGGCTTCGGTAGCCCGCGGGGAGACCCCAGAGCCCTCTACTCCCTCGTCCGTCAAGAGGACCGCTCGTACTCCGGCCAAGGCCACCCGGTCCGTTATGAAGCAGCTGCCCCTCAAAGAGGAAACAGCGGAGGAGATGGATGTTAAGCAGGAGGAGCCCTCGGAGCGCACAGGCACTCCCGTCGGCGAGAGACGGGTGACTCGCTCCATGTCGCAGACTCCCCCATCTGTCAATCGCTCCAAGAGCAACACGCCTACGTCGCAACCACCTAGCAAGGTATCCTCTGAAGAAACACCTGTGAAGGAGGAGAAGCACATGGTGGAGACTAAGGAGAAGAACTTAAATGCACAGTTCACAAACAAGTTGGCTGTCCGACTGGAGAAGACTCCCTTGAGAAGGACAGCTGCAAACACACCCCTCAAAGACTCCTCCGAGTCTTCCAAGAAGACTGAGTCACCAGCAGTGAAAGTTGAGAGCACTTTGCCtgtggaaaaaataaaagcattgAACGAATCTTCCCTTTCCTCCAAGAAACTTGCTCCCGATGAGTCCCTGGAAGAAACATATATTCCTGAAACACAAGAACAACCCCAGGAAGTGGATGGGCAGCCTGTGAGCCCGGAGCTGCAGACCTCTGTTGCAGAGAAACCTAAAGAACTGCCAGGATCTCAACTGAATGGGCAACCGACTCCCCCAATTCCCCAATTAAAGGCCAAAACTCCAAGTAAAAATGAACATTCCGAGGAGCTTGTCAAGCAAActgaaactttaaaaaaagacATTAAAGAAACTCCCCAAGAAGAACATTCCGAGGCACCGTCGGAGAGTACTAATAGCAAAGAAGCCACACCACACAAAAATTTATCATCGGTCGAGTTGTTTTTGGACGCCGAGGACTTGCCAGAGGAGAAGGACGATCTGAAATCTACTCCTAAAGCACAAAATGGGGCTGGTCCGGCTGCGGCAACAGAGTTTGTTTTTGGGGTTTCTCGTGAAAATTTGGATTCACCGGAGCCAATGGACGTGGATGAGCCCTCTGATGATGACGGAGAAGATGTGGTTCAGGTGGTGGCGACTGTCCAAGGCTCTCCAAAGTGGGAGCAGAAGAAATCGGTGGGCTTCAAGGGTGACAACGTGGACTCCCAGGATGAAAAGATACGATTCCCAAAGACTCCGGGTCGTGACAAAGTCCCAATTAACCGGACAAGCGCCTTCAAACCGGAGACCCCCATCCGGACACCCAAGCCTGCCGCCCTCAGCAAGGGCCGAAGCAGCTCAACGCCTATAGCTAAAGACCAAGTGCCCAGCGAAGCGGAGTTCAACCCGGCTCCTCCTGAAATCGATGTTATCAAGCCCTTCAATCAGCTGGCATCTGAAAAGAAAGAAGAACTCGCCACGTCACCTCCCAAGCCCCTGAAGTCTCCCAAAACTGTGAAGCTGTTTAGTGAGGAGGAAGACGAGGAGGAGCACGATTCGGAGAATAAGTGTGAATTCGTGGACAATGAGGCGGAGGAGGCTCCGCAGAACTATGAGTCTGGTGACTCCATGGACAGTTCGGAGCGACGCGAGATCGAGGAGAACGAGATTCCCTCCCACGGCGAGTCTGTGGGCAGTCAGGACACCGAAGAAGAGTCCAacggggaggaggaggaagacgACGACTCCTTTGTGGTCTCCGATAACGATGAGGAGGACTTGGGCGCCCTCTGCTTCTCCAACGATGAGGAAGAAGAGAGTGATGAGGTTGAGAAGAAGCGCACACCAAAGGCCGGAAAGAAGCGCAACCGCATCGTAGTGCCAGACTCCAGTGAAGACTCCATCGAGATGATATCCGAGACGAAGCATGATAAGAGCAACTGCTTGAACTCCAGTCGTCTGAGCGACGCCGCCCAGAAGATGAACAACAGCGGCAAGAACTCCACCACCGAGGCCTCGGAGACCGAGCTGGAAAACTCGAGGAGAATGGTGCTCAATGAGCTGAACAAATCGGAGCGATTGAATAAGACAGTACCACGCTTGGACGTGACGGAAATCGGGGACGATTCCTCCACGGATTCAGAGGAGAAGCCGGTGTCCAAGAAGGCCTCCTTCAAAGGCAGCGCCAGCGTTTACGAAATCATGGACTCCGACGAGTTTGAGGAACCCGAAGCGCATAAAGAGGAGGAGCCTTCCCAAAAGAAACTGGAAATCTCCAAGTCCAACAAAGTCTATGAGGTGGAAGAGTCGGATGAGGGCGATGAACAAGCAGCCGACGGTGATGGGCTCTCCAAGGATGAGCCTTCCAAAAAGGAACTGGAAACCTCAAAGTCCAACAAAGTCTATGAGGTCGAAGAGTCGGATGAGGGCGATAAGCCTGCGGCCGGCGTTGATGGGCTCTCCAAGAAGACGTCTGCCAGATCCTCCGATGAAGAGGCCGCCCTTCTCGACACGCTGGCCTCCAGTGATCTGCGCCACCTGGCCACCATGTTCAACCCGCTCCAGAAGTCCCGTCGCCAGTCCCTTTACACGGCCAGTCCGGAGCTCAATGCCAAGGAGCCCAAACTTAAGCGACGCAGTGATCGAGGCTTGGGCAACGACAGTTTCTGCCCCTCGACGTCCTTCGTGGAGATGGTAGCCGAGCGCCAGCGCCTGAAGCGAAAGCATCTCTCTAAGAGTTTCTCGGGCGCCCCTGAGGACCTGGAGGAGCTGGAACTATGCCACGATCGCAAGCGGTTGAAGAGCTCGCCTCCGGACTCCGCAGAGACCGCAGAGAAAAATACAGAGGATGCTGGAGATTTGGAAAAAGTTACTTCCGAACTAGAGAAAGCATCCACATCTTCCGAGGCGAGCCTCGATGATAACTCAGAGCTTTCGGAAGGGGAGATACCGAGAAGGTCCCTCAACGCATCCAGGAATGTGTCGCTGAAGGAAGATGCTGTTGAAGAGCCTCCCACCGAAGTAATCTCGCAGGAAAAGGAAGAGTCGGAGGAGCCCCTGAAGGAAGACTCGAAGGTATCTGAAGAGCAGCCGTCCACGTCCCGCGAAGCCTTGAAACCAAAGACCAAGCAACCGGAGTCGCTGTTCAAAACCAAGACCGTTGACGAGTATATGGAGTACTGCAAAATTTTCCAGGCCGGCAACGAGGCAGTCATGAACCAGAAGAAACAG CGAATTGCTGCCGGCGGCAGAAAGCCCAAGAATGTTAAGCGATCCTCGATGTCGGGCGCCAAGCCTGGAAACGATGCTCCCGAAGCCGTGGAGATGGGGACCGTAGCTAGTGATAATCGGGACACCGAGGAGTTGCCCAAGAACAGCACCAACACGGCCATCATATCGGCCAAAAAGGAAGCAAAGCCGACAACCGGTGCCAAAAAGGACATAAAGCGCTTGCAGGCAACCCGCCAGGCCGTGGGTCATGCCGTGAACCTCTTGACGGGATCGGCGGCCGCCAAAGAG CCACGCTCTCTGGCCAACAAGTTGGGGGCCAAGTCGCAGATGGATGCCAAAAAATGCggcaaaaagcaaaagcaggCCAAGCTGAACAGCTCCGATGAGGAGAACCACAACCGGAAGGTGACTCGCTTCCGAAACAACGCCGGCTACATCACAGTTTTGAAGGGAACTCCGGTCAAAAACAGCATCGAGCTAATCAGGACCAAGTCTGGCATTATGCGCGTGGAGCCGAGCACTCCGAAGCAGAAGAAACCGAGGAACCTGCTGAGCGGATTCCGCGAGGAGCCTTCCAAGGACAAGAAACCAGGCCAAAAGCAAGCACCGAAACCGGGGGAGGACAGGTGCAACTCCGCGAGGGAGTCGGCGCTACGGTTCAAGGAGAGGGTCCTTGCCCGCAAGTTCTAG